The sequence CCAAATAAGCACTACTGCACGTCTAATGAGTTCAGCCAAATCAGATTGTTTACTTATAGAGCAAGTTGATGATGCTTCAAGAATTAAAGGTATTTTAAATCTTGAATGTGCTGTTCTTCCACCAAGTAGTAATATTGCTGCAATACCAGATGTTGCTGTGGCAATTGCAATATGACCATCACTTCTTAAAGATGCTAGTAATGCGCAATACAAAAATGTTTTTCCCAGTTCCTCTTGGACCATCCACAAAGAATGCCATTGTTTGTTTACGTTGAATGACTTCCATTATTGTGTTATAAGCAAATTTTTTATCGTTATTCAACTTGTCCACTAATATCAATTCTTCATCATCCATAGGAATGGTAAGCTCATCTTGTATGATTCTAGGCATTGATGAACTTTCATCAGATGTTGCAGTTATTGTTAGCAAATCAAATTCTGTGATACGTCTGCCATGTTGTGATAGTAATAGTTTTAAATCATTTAGAAGCCTATTTGTACAAACTACATCCGTTGTGATAGATAATGATGGATAATTTTCAACCATATGTAGGTAGAACTCATTCCACAAATCTCGTACTCTAGTTGGTTCACAGAATACCAATATAGTTGCAAACAATCTTCTCAAAGCTGATGGCATTCTAATGTTTACCGCCTCAAGCATACATTGACGTATGCTATTATCATTCTCTAATAAACCCCTCTGTTCAGCTGCTTGCTTAAAAGTTGGATAGGTTATCCCATTTACAGTCAACAAATCTTGAAATCCTGTTGGTCCTTTCACATGGTTCAAAATGACACGCAAATAAAATCTTTCTCCCTCTAATGGTGAAATAGTATATATCCTGCCAATTACCTTTTTATGAGATATTCTCCGTCTCCAACTTTTACTATTCCTATTCCAACAATAATGCTCAGGGAATTCTCTATATAAGTATTGCCTTGCATTTGCATCAATGGTAttcatagtaaaaaattcaGTGAgcattgtttttttgttttgttccaaaatattttcaataggTTGTTGCCTTCGAAACCTCACTTGATGTTGGTTTTGTAAATGAATTTGTAACCGTTCCACAGAAGGGTACATTCGATACATTGAAAAACTGAATGTCTTCCAAAATGCTTCTGGAGCACATATCCATCTTGCATCGACATATTGTTGTACCTCATCATAATTTGGGTCTAGCCTCACTTCAACAGATATGCGATCAGGACCCTTATATACATAATTGTATAAGTACTTCACACTTTTTATGCTAGAACATATCTCTAAATTAATGTGACAATTATATTTTAGAAGCAACCAAGGATTATACGGAACAACCCAACTATTGTCAACCATCACATTTCGTTGATTGTTCAAAGGCACTGGGTTATTTGTGTCACGTCTTCTGTAGACAGGATATGAGTCATTACCTTGGTAAGTCTCCCGAGAGAAAGGATTTGAGTAGGATTTTTTACACTTCCCATTTTCATGCAAGGTGATCTTTGATTTTGTATTCCACAGGGACCATGTATCATATGTCTGAGTACTGCACTATGCA comes from Castanea sativa cultivar Marrone di Chiusa Pesio chromosome 3, ASM4071231v1 and encodes:
- the LOC142628592 gene encoding uncharacterized protein LOC142628592, whose product is MGCFDAHLIWRVSHRIETEVRLWTQSLDIDKQGSQDALPTGRVVSQIQDPKLSESRDLPAHIVQRVKTILDRENPFVKEFRQLAQMEDLHQCKLIIKEQHPNQPQYCLPTASQVAAVAVGGDEAGQLYGRNILVETIYGQPITIPDVAGYYDPLQYPLLFPFGTYGWDINTTCANNNTVTCREFYAYRFQIRLRPISTLLHEGRLLQQYGVDMHVKIESHKLRWIQQNQEALWAEQYQGLQDAFQAGENYTGNVGHRTILPSSFVRSPRDMIQRFQDAMNLVQKFGKPNLFITMTCNPGWEEIRNELLPGQTSTQTYDTWSLWNTKSKITLHENGKCKKSYSNPFSRETYQGNDSYPVYRRRDTNNPVPLNNQRNVMVDNSWVVPYNPWLLLKYNCHINLEICSSIKSVKYLYNYVYKGPDRISVEVRLDPNYDEVQQYVDARWICAPEAFWKTFSFSMYRMYPSVERLQIHLQNQHQVRFRRQQPIENILEQNKKTMLTEFFTMNTIDANARQYLYREFPEHYCWNRNSKSWRRRISHKKVIGRIYTISPLEGERFYLRVILNHVKGPTGFQDLLTVNGITYPTFKQAAEQRGLLENDNSIRQCMLEAVNIRMPSALRRLFATILVFCEPTRVRDLWNEFYLHMVENYPSLSITTDVVCTNRLLNDLKLLLSQHGRRITEFDLLTITATSDESSSMPRIIQDELTIPMDDEELILVDKLNNDKKFAYNTIMEVIQPTSGIAAILLLGGRTAHSRFKIPLILEASSTCSISKQSDLAELIRRAVVLIWDEAPMVNRRALEALDRTLQDLMEINSPFGGKVLILGGDFRQLLPVIPKGTKAKLLDACIVNSPLWRYIKILHLTQNMRSINDQQFLEYIRRIGDGIEPFATDDLIKVPSSMAIPWEGDHSIAQLIEQVFPDLQNHAYNARYMVDRALLTPINEDVDKLNEKI